Proteins encoded in a region of the Massilia sp. UMI-21 genome:
- the earP gene encoding elongation factor P maturation arginine rhamnosyltransferase EarP: MHLPVTPGTPPSLAIFCKVVDNYGDIGICWRLARQLRREHGVRVTLWVDDLASFRRICPPVDVTADAQQVEGVLVRHWRGQEGSFAPEDVADIVIEFFAVDIPPGYVEAMARRTPRPVWFNLEGLTAEEWVEGCHRLPSMHPRLKLTKHFFFPGFTARTGGLLHEAGLDEQRIAFQADRAAMARFLAGFGVGGAELDALKVSLFCYPHAPVGELLRTWSEGERPVSCLVPEGVATGAVEAFLGGAARAGQAATRGALTLRVLPFVPQPDYDRLLWACDLNFVRGEDSFVRAQWAGRPFVWHIYPQDENLHHKKLRAFLAPYAAGVDALSSFSLGWNGAIDIGPMEAAWQDLQAALPRLAIRAEEWRGDVLAHGDLTTNLLEFASALRLASENPV, from the coding sequence ATGCACCTCCCTGTCACTCCAGGCACGCCGCCCTCCCTCGCGATCTTCTGCAAAGTCGTCGACAACTATGGCGACATCGGTATCTGCTGGCGCCTGGCGCGCCAGCTGCGGCGCGAGCACGGCGTGCGCGTGACGCTCTGGGTCGACGACCTGGCAAGCTTTCGCCGCATCTGTCCGCCGGTCGACGTCACCGCCGACGCACAGCAGGTCGAAGGCGTGCTGGTGCGCCACTGGCGCGGCCAGGAGGGCAGCTTCGCGCCGGAAGACGTCGCCGACATCGTCATCGAGTTCTTCGCCGTGGACATCCCGCCGGGCTACGTCGAGGCCATGGCCCGGCGCACGCCGCGCCCGGTATGGTTCAACCTCGAAGGCCTGACGGCCGAAGAATGGGTGGAGGGCTGCCACCGCCTGCCCTCGATGCACCCGCGCCTGAAGCTGACCAAGCATTTCTTCTTTCCGGGCTTCACGGCCCGCACCGGCGGCCTGCTGCACGAGGCCGGACTGGACGAGCAGCGGATCGCCTTCCAGGCCGACCGGGCGGCGATGGCGCGCTTCCTCGCCGGATTCGGCGTGGGGGGGGCGGAGCTGGACGCGCTGAAGGTGTCGCTGTTCTGCTACCCGCATGCGCCGGTGGGCGAACTGCTGCGCACCTGGTCGGAAGGCGAGCGCCCGGTGAGCTGCCTGGTGCCCGAAGGGGTCGCCACCGGGGCGGTCGAGGCTTTCCTGGGCGGCGCCGCGCGTGCCGGCCAGGCGGCGACGCGCGGCGCGCTGACCTTGCGGGTGTTGCCCTTCGTACCCCAGCCGGACTACGACCGCCTGTTGTGGGCCTGCGACCTGAACTTCGTGCGCGGCGAGGATTCCTTCGTGCGCGCGCAGTGGGCGGGCCGGCCCTTTGTCTGGCACATCTATCCGCAGGACGAGAACTTGCACCACAAGAAGTTGCGCGCCTTCCTCGCGCCGTATGCCGCCGGCGTCGATGCGCTGAGCAGCTTTTCGCTTGGCTGGAACGGCGCGATCGACATCGGGCCGATGGAAGCGGCATGGCAAGACTTGCAGGCCGCCCTGCCGCGCCTTGCGATTCGTGCGGAAGAATGGCGCGGGGACGTGCTCGCCCATGGCGATTTGACGACGAACCTGCTGGAATTTGCCAGCGCGCTCAGGTTGGCGAGCGAAAATCCGGTATAA